The window AGATTGCGTATGCGCTGTGTTGACATCAGATTGTGACATGATAACGACCCTTTACTGTGCGACGTGGTGAACTTTACTGAGATCATCAAGTGCAATATTTAATCCCAGGACATTGACTCTGGGTTCACCCAGTATCCCGAACTGGCGGGACTCCGTGTTCTGCTCTATCAATGTCCTGACTTTCTGTTCGGTAATACCGCGCACCTGCGCAACGCGTTTCGTCTGCAGACGTGCGTTAGCAACAGAGATATGCGGATCCAGCCCGGATGCGGATGCCGTCACGGCATCGACCGGGATCAAGACGTCGTCGCCAAGCGCGTTTTCACGACGATATTGCTGCGTTCGCGCAGCGACAGCGTCGAGCAATTTTTTACTTAAGGCACCTTGATTGCTTGCGGCACTCGCCGCCGCGTTGTAAGGCTGATCTATCGTATTACCCGGATCCTTTGGGTCTGCTCCAACGGTCATACTGGGACGTCCATGAAAATACCTGGGTGCGGTGAATAACTGACCGATATATTTCGAGCCGATATTTCCCCCGTTTTTTTGCATTAAGCTGCCATTGGCCTGTGAGGGCATCAGGATGCTGGCGACCCCGGTTGTTGCCAGTGGGTAGGCCAGACCGCACACCACCATGAAGAACACAGAAGAGAGCAGCGACGGTCTGAGCAGGCTGCAATAATTTACGGAAACTGAGTTCCTGGATTCGATATTGTTGGTTTTCATAGCCGTTCTCAAAAAGTTTTACCTGCAAGCATAAGAAGGTGTTCTACGATCGGACCTAACGCCAGAGATGGTAGAAAAGTCAGACCACCCACGACTAAAATTACAAATACAAGCAAGCCGGTAAATAAGGGGCTGGCCGTGGACAATGTGCCTGCGGAGGCCGGAACGGGTTTTTTTGACGCCATCACACCTGCAACAGCCAGCATGGGCAACAGAGTAAAGTACCGTCCCAGCAACATTGCCAAGCCAATCGTCAGGTTGAAAAACGGCGTGTTGGCATTTAACCCGGCAAACGCAGAACCGTTGTTGGCGGTGCCTGAAGTGTATGCATACAGCACTTCACTGAAACCATGTGGCCCCATATTGGCCAGACTTTCCATGGACGCAGGAAAAAGACTGGCGATCGCGGTAAAACCAAGAATGGTCATTGGATGCGCCAGCACTGCCAGCATGATGAATTTCATCTCTCTGGCTTCGATTTTTTTACCGAGAAACTCCGGGGTTCTGCCAATCATCATCCCCACAAGAAACACGGTGAGTATCACATACGTAACCAGATTGATCAGCCCCACGCCATCGCCACCGAAAACGTTATTCAACATCATTTGAGCTATGGGCACCAGACCACCCAACGGCGTATAAGAGTCGTGCATGGAATTGACCGAGCCAGTAGTGGCGGCGGTTGTGACGGCAGCAAACATGCTTGTTTGAGCAATGCCAAAGCGCAACTCTTTACCTTCCATGTTGCCGCCAGACTGAATCGTGCTATGACTTTGATCAACCCCTAAGGAAGAGAACAGCGGATTGCCGTTATGCTCAGCGCTGTAAACCAAAGCCAGA of the Advenella mimigardefordensis DPN7 genome contains:
- the kdpC gene encoding potassium-transporting ATPase subunit KdpC — translated: MKTNNIESRNSVSVNYCSLLRPSLLSSVFFMVVCGLAYPLATTGVASILMPSQANGSLMQKNGGNIGSKYIGQLFTAPRYFHGRPSMTVGADPKDPGNTIDQPYNAAASAASNQGALSKKLLDAVAARTQQYRRENALGDDVLIPVDAVTASASGLDPHISVANARLQTKRVAQVRGITEQKVRTLIEQNTESRQFGILGEPRVNVLGLNIALDDLSKVHHVAQ